The DNA segment AATGCACAAATTGAACTTTTAAGAGCCAATGATTTTCAAAATAATACTTATTTGCGTCCATTAATATTCTTAGGTGATGGGATAATGGGGCTTTATCACATTAAAGCACCTGTCAGAGTAGCTATAGCTGCATGGGAATGGGGCGCGTATTTAGGCGAAGAAGGTTTAGAAAAAGGTATTAAAGTTAAAATTTCTTCTTTTGCTAGAAATAGCGTAAAATCAAGTCTTGGAAAAGCAAAAGCCAGTGCAAATTACTTAAATTCACAAATGGCCAAATTTGAAGCTATTGATGCTGGTTATGAAGAAGCTTTAATGCTAGATGAAGAAGGTTTTATAGCCGAAGGAACGGGCGAATGTTTTTTTATGATTAAAGACAATAAACTTATTACCCCACCTAATGATTTTTCTTTAAAAAGTATAACACAAGATACAGTTTTAAAAATAGCTCATGATCTAGGATTAAATGTTATAAGAGCAAGAATTTCAAGAGATGAAGTATATGTTGCAGATGAAGCATTTTTTACAGGAACTGCAGCAGAAATCACTCCAATTAACAATATAGATGGAAGAGTTATAGGAAATGGTTCAAGAGGTGAGCTTACACAAAAGCTTCAAAATGCGTATTTTGATATAGTATATGGAAGAAATGAAAAATACGCTTCTATGCTAACTTATATTAAAGGAATTAAATGCCAGCTGATTTAAACGATTATTTTAATAAAAAAAACAATCAAAACAACAACAAACAAAATTTAAATTTCAAAACTCCAGATTTTAATTTTAAGGGATTTGGTAAATTCTCACCACTCATTTATACTGCTATTATAATTATTTTAGTATTTGTACTTTTTAAGCCATTTGCAGTTATAAATTCTGGTGAAATGGGAATTAAATCTACAACAGGTAAATACAGTCCCACTCCTTTAGAACCAGGATTACATTTTTTTGTACCTGTTTTACAAAAGATTACTGTAGTAGATACCAGAGTAAGACAAATTAATTATGCTTCAGTTGAAGGAATTAATGAAAATTTACAAATAGGTTCAGGTGTTATTAATAAAAATAGTATTTCAGTACTTGATTCAAGAGGCTTACCTGTATCTATCGATGTAACTGTTCAATACAAACTAAACCCGCTACAAGTACCTCAAACTATTGCTACTTGGGGTTTAAATTGGGAAAATAAAATTATTGATCCTGTGGTTAGAGATGTAGTTAGAAACGTGGTAGGTCAATACACCGCTGAAGAACTTCCAACAAATAGAAATACCATAGCAGTTCAAATCGATCAAGGCATTAGAAAGACTATAGAAAGTCAACCTAATGAACCAGCAGAATTACAAGCTGTTCAACTTAGAGAAATTATTTTACCTAGCAAAGTAAAAGAACAAATTGAAAGAGTTCAAATTGCAAAACAAGAAGCCGAAAGAACAAAATATGAGGTTGAAAGAGCTAACCAAGAAGCTTTAAAAAAAGCTGCTTTAGCTGAAGGTGAAGCAAATGCAACTATAATCAGCGCAAAAGGTCGTGCAAGTGCTGCAAAAATAGAAGCTGATGCTCAAGCATATTCCAATAAAGAAATTGCAAAAAGTTTAAATAATCCTTTACTTAGTTTAAAACAAATTGAAACCCAAAAACAATTCAATGAAGCATTAAAAACCAATAAAGATGCTAAAATTTTCTTAACACCTGGTGGAGCTGTGCCAAATATTTGGTTAGATAGCAAAGATACAAAGCAAACTTCTTCTGTAAATAATTAAACCTAAAGAATGGCAATGAACGCACAACAAATAAGAGAGCAAATGATTTTTTTCACAACTCATTTGCATCTAGTAGACTTTCTATTAATTATAATAGTTGTGTCTTTTTTTATTGCCACTTTAATTACAGCTTTGATTATCAGATACAAAAGCAATTTTGCTTTTTGTGTTATTATTTTAGGAATTTTATGTTCAGCATCTATAGCTTACTTAGGATATTATATAATAGACACACAAGTTAGATCTAGAATTACTAAAATTGATCATTTTAAACATTTTACCTATGATAATTCTTTGAGTGTAGGATATAGTTTAACAAACACATCAGAAGATAATTTTAATTTTTGTAAAATAACTATTAGTGTGTTAAAAACTCAAGAAAATATAAATTTTTTGCAAAAAATTGTTTATGCTATAAAACCTTTACGTAATAAATCAATTATGATTAAAAAAACAATAAAACCTGAACAAACTATAAATCTTAGAACTAAGTTTTCCGATTTTAAAGAGAATCAAGAATTTGATGTAAAAATTAATTCAAAGTGTTTTTAATGGGATATTTTACTATTTTTCATATACTAGTTATTTTTGCTATGTTGGTTTCAACCATGTTAACTTGGGTTTTACTCTATTTGAAAATACAAAATAAAAAGAATATGCTAGTTTTTTGTTTAATTAGCTTTGTCTTGGCTTCAATTCTGACAATTTCTTTATTATTAATGATAGATCAATATACAAAAAAAGCTAGTTTAAGCAACTTCGCTACTTACAGACGATTATCTACTGAAAGTATTATTATAAAAGGTAGAATTACCAATGATACTAATTTTAAAATTTCAGAATGTTTTTTAGATCTTAGAATTATTGATGATAATAAAAAACACGAGGTAAGTGGTGAAATTTTTAATCAAAATAATTTTGATAGCATTAAAAAAGCTAATAAAGAAATAAGAGATGCTGCTTATAGTATAAAAATCGCAACAAATCTTTTAGGTAATACCTATAAAGACTTTTCATTTGAAGTAGCTTTACCTCCGCATTTTCAAAGTTACAAAATATTTAAGCAGCTAAAGTGTCATTAGAGATCATTTTATAAAGTAATCTCCATCAAAACTAATCAAAGAATATTTTCTTTCACTTCCTATGCTTTGAATGAGTTCTTTTATATCAAGGAAAATCAGACTATCAGCACCAGTATATATTCTAACCTCTTCTACATTTTTATTAGCTGAGATCAACTCTTCAAAAGTTGGCGTATCAATACCATAAGTATCAGGAAATTTAATCTCAGGACATGCAATAGCTAAGTGAATTTTTCTGGCTCCAGCTTGCCTTAGAAGTGATATGATTTTTTTAGACGTTGTTCCTCTAACAATACTGTCATCAATAACAACAATATCTTTGTCATATAAAACTTTTTTCATAGGATTTAATTTTAATTTTACTTTCAAATTCCTTAATTCTTGAGTTGGCTCTATAAAAGTTCTCCCTACATAATGATTTCGTACTATAGCCATCTCAAGAGGTATATTAAGATACTGTGAAAATCCTATTGCTGCACTAACTCCACTATCAGGCACTGGAATGACAAAATCAACTTTTTCTTTAAATTTTTTTGCCAATGCCTCACCCATTTTTTTACGCACCTCATAAACACTTTTACCTTCTACTATACTATCAGGCCTTGAAAAATAAATATATTCAAAAGCACAAATTCTAGGCTCAACACTATCAAATACCTGTATGCTTTCAAATTCACTGTTTCCTTGAGTAAAAATAATCATCTCACCAGGCATAACATCACGAATAAATTCAGCTTCTATCAAATCAAAAGCACAAGTTTCACTTGCTACAATAAACCCTCCGTCTTTTAATTTACCTAAAGATAATGGTCTTACCCCATAAGGATCTCTCGCAACGAAAAGTTGATTTTTACTTGCAAGCATAAAACAATATGCTCCTTTAGAGTATTTTAAAGCTTCAATAAATCTCTCTTTTAAAGACCCTTGTTTGCTTTTTGCTATTAAATGAATCACATTTTCAGTATCCATATTAGAATGAAAAATAGCTCCATTGTCTATGAGTTCTTTTCTAATTTTTTCCTTGTTAATCAAATTTCCATTATGCACCAAAGAAATATCGCCTAAAGAACATGTTGCTGTTACTGGTTGTGCATCTTGTAAAGAAGAATGACCAGCCGTAGAATAACGATTATGTCCTATAGCTATACTTCCTTTTAACTCAGATAGAATCTGACTATTAAAAATCTGTCCGACTTCCCCTTTTGCTTTATGGGTTTTTATATATTGACCATCGCTAACGCTAATTCCGCTTGCTTCTTGTCCACGATGCTGCATAGCAAATAAAGCATAATAAGCAAGAGTACTAGCATTTTTTGAATTAATAACTCCAACAACTGCACACATTTTAAAGTCCTAAACAATCATTGATATCGTATAAACCATTATCTTGAGCAACTATCCACTTTGCACAACGAATTGCACCCATAGCAAAAGTTGCTCTTGAGGTCGCAGTATGATTTAATTCTATAAATTCACCCTCATTATAAAAACCTACCCTGTGAGACCCTACAATATCACCACCTCTTAAACTCATAATTGCTATTTCATCCTTACTTCTAGCACCTATTAATCCATCTCTTCCGCTTATTCTTACTTGATCTAAATTTAAATTTCTAGCCTTTGCTACATACTCTCCTAAGGTCATAGCAGTACCGCTTGGAGCATCTTTTTTCTTATTATGGTGCATTTCTACTATTTCTATATCAAAATCTCGCAAAATTTCACTAGCTAAAAATGAAAGCTTTTTTAAAACTGCTATACCTAAAGACATATTAGTAGCGTAAAGTATCGGCATAGTAATACTCGCGCTTTGTAAAAGTTCATATTGTTTTGAATTTAATCCTGTAGTACCTATAACTAAAGGTTTGGGATTGCTTCTAGCATAAGAAATCAAATTTTCACACCCTTGAGGGGTTGAAAAATCGATAATTACATCACTTTTTTTAAAGAAAGCTTCATAATCTGATCCTTGATCAAAAAATGCACTAGCCTTAACGTCCATTTGATCTTTTAAGCAAAGATCAATTTGTATCCCCATACGTCCTTTACTTCCATGGATTCCAATATTAATCATTAAACTGCACCTTTCAAATTTGAAACCATTTTAGCGTTTATTTGATTAAAAGCAACTAACAAAAATAAATAATATTCCTTAAAGTTTTTTAATTTGCAAAACCTATTTTAAAATATAAATTTATGAAAAAATAAATAATCCTCCTTAAGCAAGGAAGATTAATACTAAAAAATTTTAATGTAAATTTTCTATATATGCTAAAGCACTTAATGCGGCAACAGCACCATCACCTGCTGCACAAATCACCTGCTTAGGAGCATCTTTTCTTAGATCACCTGCTGCAAATAATCCCGCAACATTTGTTTGCATCTTAAGATCCACACTCACTTGACCACCATCTTCCATATCACATAAAAATTTACCATCATCTTGTTTTAAAATTTCATTTCTTACATTCAGGCCAACAAAAGTAAATATTCCAGGTACATCAAGTTCTCTCTTAGTGCCGTTATTCAATCCTATTTTTACTTTATTAACACCCATATTATCACCACAAACCTCATCGACAACCGCATCAGTGATTAATTCTATTTTCTCATGTTTTTTTACTTTATCTATAGTCGAAGGGGCAGCTCTGAATTCATTTCTTCTATGAATAAGATAAACTTTTGAGCAAATATTTGCAAGATAAAGAGCTTCTTCTAAGGCAGTATCTCCGCCTCCAAGTACTGCAACCTCTTTGTTTTTATAAAAAAATCCATCACAAGTCGCACAAGTACTGACACCTTTACCAAAAAATTCATCTTCTCCTTTAAATCCTGCACGACGTGGTGTAGAACCAGTACATACAATAACTGCTTTGGCTAATTCACTTTTTCCACCTTCAAGCTTAATACTGAAACTTCCATCATTATTTTTAAGAATTTGCTCCACTCCCACCATCTCATGCTTTAATCCAAAACGCATACATTGTTCATTCCAAGGAGCCATAAAAGAAATTCCATCTAATACTTGAGCTACACCTGGATAATTTTCTATTTCAGAACTTGAAGTAATTTGACCACCTGGCATACCCTTTTCAAACATTGTAACTTTTTTTAAGCCGCCTCTTGTAGCATATAATCCTGCACTTAATCCAGCAGGACCACCGCCAATAATTGCTAAATCTAACATATTATATTCCTTAGAAAAATTATTTTGGTTACATTATACAAATTTTTCTTTAATTATAAATAATAAAAATTATTAAATAGTAAAAAATAGAAGAAAAAGCCACATAAGTGGCTTAAAAAATTATAAAAGTGAATTTATTTTGTCAGCTAAAGCTTGTTTTGATTGTGCACCAACTAATTGATCTACAACTTCACCATTTTTAAAGAAAATGATAGTTGGAATAGATCTTACACCAAATTCAGCCGCTAAGTCGCCTTGCTCATCTGTGTTTACTTTACAAATTTTTGCTTTACCATCAAAATCATTTGCAAGTTCATCAATCACTGGAGCAAGCATTCTACAAGGCCCACACCATGGTGCCCAAAAATCTACTAAAGCTACTCCTTCTTTTGCTTGTGCAAAATTTTCCGAAGTTAAATCAATATATTTTCCCATTATATTTCTCCTTTATTTATTTTATGGAATTTTATTACATTAAGATAAATGCTGTCTTAATAACTAACATTTTCAATGAGTTTTATATCATCTTTATATATACAAAGTAAATCTAATTGATAATTTTTATCGCACATATGTTTCATAAAGTAATATTTTACTGTTTTAACAAGTTTCATATATTTTTTATGATCTAATCTATAACTTACTTCGTAGTTGCCTTTAGTAGTCTTTACTTCTATGAAATGCAATATTTCGTTTTTAATCGCAATAATATCAATCTCACCAAACTTAGAAGAAAAATTTCTTTCTAAAATTTCAAAACCTAAATTTTTCAGATAAACACAAGCTAAATTTTCACCTTCGATGCCAAGAATATAAGATTTCATTCCCATAATCAATCTTCAATTCTCATCATAAAAATTTCATCTTGAATAAAATCTTGCTTTTTTAATTTTTCTATTAAAAATTGTATATTATTTTCATAAGTCTTATGGGTAATAAAAAATACAATACTACAATCATCATTTTCTTTCTTAGGTTTTTGCAAGAAAATATCAATTGAAATTTGATGGTCGCTCATAAGCTGTGTAATCTTTGATAAAACTCCTATTTTATCTAAAACTTTCAATCTTAAATAATATTGAGTGTTAATTTTTTCTTTATCTAACAGTTGATAGGAAGTACTATTTAAATAACCGAACATGGCACTACTTTTTTCTTTTCTTGCAATATCAATTAAATCAGCTACAACCGCACTTGCAGTAGCCATCCCTCCGGCGCCAGCTCCATAATATAAACTTTCTCCTAAAATATCTCCAAAAATACTTATAGCATTCATAACCCCATCAACTTTAGCAAGCATTTTATTTTTATTTATCAAAACAGGATGTACCCGAAGTTCAATTTTTTTATTTTGAATTTTAGCTATACCTAAATGTTTAATAACATAATCAAATTCCTTAGCAAAATAAATATCTTCTTTACCTATTTTACTAATACCTTCAATTAAAATTTCTTCAGGTTTTGCTTTTAAGCCATAAGCAATATTAGCTAAAATTAGCAATTTATATGCAGCATCAAAACCCTCTATATC comes from the Campylobacter insulaenigrae NCTC 12927 genome and includes:
- the ilvE gene encoding branched-chain-amino-acid transaminase; amino-acid sequence: MILAKKIWMDGKIIDFNDAKIHILTHSLHYGNAVFEGTRAYKTQNGLAIFRLKEHTKRLLESAKITLITPSFTQDELENAQIELLRANDFQNNTYLRPLIFLGDGIMGLYHIKAPVRVAIAAWEWGAYLGEEGLEKGIKVKISSFARNSVKSSLGKAKASANYLNSQMAKFEAIDAGYEEALMLDEEGFIAEGTGECFFMIKDNKLITPPNDFSLKSITQDTVLKIAHDLGLNVIRARISRDEVYVADEAFFTGTAAEITPINNIDGRVIGNGSRGELTQKLQNAYFDIVYGRNEKYASMLTYIKGIKCQLI
- a CDS encoding prohibitin family protein; this encodes MPADLNDYFNKKNNQNNNKQNLNFKTPDFNFKGFGKFSPLIYTAIIIILVFVLFKPFAVINSGEMGIKSTTGKYSPTPLEPGLHFFVPVLQKITVVDTRVRQINYASVEGINENLQIGSGVINKNSISVLDSRGLPVSIDVTVQYKLNPLQVPQTIATWGLNWENKIIDPVVRDVVRNVVGQYTAEELPTNRNTIAVQIDQGIRKTIESQPNEPAELQAVQLREIILPSKVKEQIERVQIAKQEAERTKYEVERANQEALKKAALAEGEANATIISAKGRASAAKIEADAQAYSNKEIAKSLNNPLLSLKQIETQKQFNEALKTNKDAKIFLTPGGAVPNIWLDSKDTKQTSSVNN
- a CDS encoding DUF2393 family protein, whose product is MAMNAQQIREQMIFFTTHLHLVDFLLIIIVVSFFIATLITALIIRYKSNFAFCVIILGILCSASIAYLGYYIIDTQVRSRITKIDHFKHFTYDNSLSVGYSLTNTSEDNFNFCKITISVLKTQENINFLQKIVYAIKPLRNKSIMIKKTIKPEQTINLRTKFSDFKENQEFDVKINSKCF
- a CDS encoding DUF2393 domain-containing membrane protein, with product MGYFTIFHILVIFAMLVSTMLTWVLLYLKIQNKKNMLVFCLISFVLASILTISLLLMIDQYTKKASLSNFATYRRLSTESIIIKGRITNDTNFKISECFLDLRIIDDNKKHEVSGEIFNQNNFDSIKKANKEIRDAAYSIKIATNLLGNTYKDFSFEVALPPHFQSYKIFKQLKCH
- the purF gene encoding amidophosphoribosyltransferase; amino-acid sequence: MCAVVGVINSKNASTLAYYALFAMQHRGQEASGISVSDGQYIKTHKAKGEVGQIFNSQILSELKGSIAIGHNRYSTAGHSSLQDAQPVTATCSLGDISLVHNGNLINKEKIRKELIDNGAIFHSNMDTENVIHLIAKSKQGSLKERFIEALKYSKGAYCFMLASKNQLFVARDPYGVRPLSLGKLKDGGFIVASETCAFDLIEAEFIRDVMPGEMIIFTQGNSEFESIQVFDSVEPRICAFEYIYFSRPDSIVEGKSVYEVRKKMGEALAKKFKEKVDFVIPVPDSGVSAAIGFSQYLNIPLEMAIVRNHYVGRTFIEPTQELRNLKVKLKLNPMKKVLYDKDIVVIDDSIVRGTTSKKIISLLRQAGARKIHLAIACPEIKFPDTYGIDTPTFEELISANKNVEEVRIYTGADSLIFLDIKELIQSIGSERKYSLISFDGDYFIK
- the dapB gene encoding 4-hydroxy-tetrahydrodipicolinate reductase, which encodes MINIGIHGSKGRMGIQIDLCLKDQMDVKASAFFDQGSDYEAFFKKSDVIIDFSTPQGCENLISYARSNPKPLVIGTTGLNSKQYELLQSASITMPILYATNMSLGIAVLKKLSFLASEILRDFDIEIVEMHHNKKKDAPSGTAMTLGEYVAKARNLNLDQVRISGRDGLIGARSKDEIAIMSLRGGDIVGSHRVGFYNEGEFIELNHTATSRATFAMGAIRCAKWIVAQDNGLYDINDCLGL
- the trxB gene encoding thioredoxin-disulfide reductase, with amino-acid sequence MLDLAIIGGGPAGLSAGLYATRGGLKKVTMFEKGMPGGQITSSSEIENYPGVAQVLDGISFMAPWNEQCMRFGLKHEMVGVEQILKNNDGSFSIKLEGGKSELAKAVIVCTGSTPRRAGFKGEDEFFGKGVSTCATCDGFFYKNKEVAVLGGGDTALEEALYLANICSKVYLIHRRNEFRAAPSTIDKVKKHEKIELITDAVVDEVCGDNMGVNKVKIGLNNGTKRELDVPGIFTFVGLNVRNEILKQDDGKFLCDMEDGGQVSVDLKMQTNVAGLFAAGDLRKDAPKQVICAAGDGAVAALSALAYIENLH
- the trxA gene encoding thioredoxin, which codes for MGKYIDLTSENFAQAKEGVALVDFWAPWCGPCRMLAPVIDELANDFDGKAKICKVNTDEQGDLAAEFGVRSIPTIIFFKNGEVVDQLVGAQSKQALADKINSLL
- a CDS encoding YraN family protein, whose product is MGMKSYILGIEGENLACVYLKNLGFEILERNFSSKFGEIDIIAIKNEILHFIEVKTTKGNYEVSYRLDHKKYMKLVKTVKYYFMKHMCDKNYQLDLLCIYKDDIKLIENVSY
- a CDS encoding homoserine dehydrogenase; its protein translation is MKIAILGYGTVGSAVAKTLLDNQELIKARCDEEIIPVISLARTQKNDALIPIVNDVDTILNRDDIDVFVELMGGVEFPFEVISKILKKKKAVVTANKALLAYYGCELEKLAKNSAFGYEASVAGGIPIIKILKEGLSANNILSIKGILNGTSNYILSKMALERLSFHEALKKAQDLGYAEADPTFDIEGFDAAYKLLILANIAYGLKAKPEEILIEGISKIGKEDIYFAKEFDYVIKHLGIAKIQNKKIELRVHPVLINKNKMLAKVDGVMNAISIFGDILGESLYYGAGAGGMATASAVVADLIDIARKEKSSAMFGYLNSTSYQLLDKEKINTQYYLRLKVLDKIGVLSKITQLMSDHQISIDIFLQKPKKENDDCSIVFFITHKTYENNIQFLIEKLKKQDFIQDEIFMMRIED